In the Malania oleifera isolate guangnan ecotype guangnan chromosome 1, ASM2987363v1, whole genome shotgun sequence genome, one interval contains:
- the LOC131150277 gene encoding metallothionein-like protein type 3: MQIHHPLNTQSYISLPIELLADAGQLRPLTVAMSNTCGNCDCADKSQCVKKGSSYTADIVETEKSYVETVVMEVPAAENDGKCKCGAACTCVNCTCGH, translated from the exons ATGCAAATCCATCATCCACTTAACACACAATCATACATCAGCCTACCAATTGAATTACTCGCCGACGCCGGCCAACTTCGTCCGTTAACGGTAGCCATGTCGAACACCTGCGGCAACTGCGACTGCGCCGACAAGAGCCAGTGCGT GAAGAAAGGAAGCAGCTACACAGCTGACATTGTTGAAACTGAGAAGAG CTACGTGGAGACTGTGGTGATGGAGGTCCCGGCGGCGGAGAACGACGGGAAGTGCAAGTGCGGGGCGGCCTGCACCTGCGTGAATTGCACCTGCGGTCACTGA